From the Paenibacillus sp. FSL H8-0548 genome, one window contains:
- a CDS encoding phage tail domain-containing protein — MIEVTIEHKGGIDTFSSLGLGLKRRDIPVLPETREYNQVIAGMDGEIDFGVEYGPRVIEHECVLMADNPTFDYHEKLARIAQIFNARSGDIILTYSDIPGRRYVARYAGTMNIEKIIFDGNLSIPMKMHNPFPESPRDTVLREYGQGLEYGQGYEYSAYSVLVTLSGQSFQIENQGTTEAFPLLRITGSCTNLSLSDGQDTFTFGGVMTNAVLEVDSSQRKKTIKLNNQNAFSQSNGVFFILKPGITNFTASGINPNFSIEFIFRHQYLY, encoded by the coding sequence ATGATCGAGGTGACGATTGAGCATAAAGGCGGTATAGATACATTCTCTTCTCTTGGACTCGGGCTCAAGAGAAGAGATATCCCCGTACTTCCTGAAACGAGGGAATACAACCAGGTCATCGCAGGTATGGACGGTGAGATCGATTTTGGTGTTGAATACGGTCCGCGAGTTATTGAACACGAATGTGTGCTGATGGCTGACAATCCAACATTCGACTACCACGAAAAGCTGGCGCGGATTGCCCAAATATTTAATGCGCGGAGCGGCGATATCATTTTAACTTATTCCGATATTCCGGGCAGGCGATACGTTGCCCGTTACGCCGGAACAATGAATATAGAAAAAATCATTTTCGATGGCAATCTTTCCATTCCGATGAAAATGCACAATCCTTTTCCGGAGTCGCCGCGAGATACCGTGCTTCGAGAGTATGGTCAAGGTTTGGAATATGGGCAGGGCTACGAATACAGCGCCTATTCGGTGCTCGTTACTTTAAGTGGTCAATCCTTCCAGATTGAAAACCAAGGAACGACAGAGGCGTTTCCTCTGCTTAGAATCACTGGCTCATGTACAAATCTATCATTATCGGATGGTCAGGACACATTCACATTTGGTGGTGTCATGACCAATGCTGTTCTTGAAGTGGACAGCAGCCAGAGGAAGAAAACAATCAAGTTGAACAATCAAAACGCCTTCTCTCAATCGAACGGCGTTTTTTTTATTCTCAAGCCAGGCATAACGAATTTTACGGCAAGCGGTATTAACCCGAATTTCTCCATTGAATTCATTTTCAGACACCAATATTTATATTAA
- a CDS encoding tail fiber protein has product MATKNIQVRYKNGEIWDDLYPKTKAELVEGLTPLLDSKVDTVVGKGLSSEDFTAAEKIKLINIAPNANNYAHPTGAGNNHIPTGGAVGNFLKNSASGTATWSALAATDIPTLALAKISDAGTAASKNTGTASGNIPILDANGKLDVGTLPAIAITDTFVVTTQAAMLALTVEVGDVAVRTDLSKSFILKTSPATVLANWQELLNPTSPVQSVAGKTGAVTLVKGDVGLGNVENYAIATQAEAEAGTVTNKYMSPLQTKQAIIKLTADLGGGDMLKSVYDTNNNGRVDNADAADSVPWAGITSKPATFAPSTHQHNASDIDAGTLAADRLPDATGSVKGAVILNNTTISTSATQAATANAVRLAAEIANSKSRIAVSASAPTDADVWYQEI; this is encoded by the coding sequence ATGGCAACTAAAAATATACAGGTAAGATATAAAAACGGAGAAATCTGGGATGATCTTTATCCAAAAACGAAAGCGGAATTAGTTGAAGGGCTGACTCCACTCTTAGATAGCAAAGTAGATACGGTTGTAGGTAAAGGGCTCTCTTCAGAAGATTTTACCGCTGCTGAAAAGATTAAGCTGATTAACATAGCGCCTAATGCTAATAACTATGCTCACCCAACAGGCGCAGGAAATAATCATATTCCTACCGGCGGTGCAGTTGGTAACTTTTTAAAAAATAGTGCGTCAGGCACAGCTACATGGTCTGCCCTTGCAGCAACTGATATCCCAACTTTAGCATTGGCAAAAATATCGGATGCGGGTACGGCGGCAAGCAAAAATACAGGCACAGCATCAGGTAACATCCCTATATTAGACGCTAACGGCAAATTGGATGTTGGGACGCTACCGGCTATTGCGATAACAGATACATTTGTGGTAACTACACAAGCAGCTATGTTGGCATTGACAGTCGAGGTGGGAGATGTTGCAGTACGTACTGATTTAAGCAAATCTTTCATTCTAAAAACGAGTCCCGCAACGGTGCTAGCTAACTGGCAAGAGTTGCTTAACCCGACATCTCCAGTGCAAAGCGTTGCGGGAAAGACCGGTGCAGTTACACTTGTAAAAGGTGATGTAGGACTTGGAAATGTTGAAAACTACGCTATTGCTACACAGGCTGAAGCCGAGGCGGGTACAGTTACAAATAAATACATGTCACCATTACAAACCAAGCAAGCGATCATTAAGTTGACTGCTGATCTTGGCGGTGGCGACATGCTCAAGTCTGTTTACGACACTAATAATAACGGTAGGGTTGATAACGCCGATGCTGCTGACAGTGTGCCTTGGGCAGGCATTACCAGCAAACCTGCCACATTTGCACCTTCCACGCATCAACATAACGCATCAGATATCGATGCAGGCACACTAGCTGCAGACAGATTGCCTGATGCAACGGGGAGTGTTAAGGGAGCAGTTATACTTAATAACACAACAATATCAACCAGTGCCACTCAGGCAGCGACGGCTAATGCAGTACGTTTAGCTGCAGAAATTGCAAACTCCAAAAGTCGGATTGCTGTCTCGGCAAGCGCGCCAACCGATGCAGATGTATGGTATCAAGAAATATAA